The Pseudomonas sp. G2-4 genome window below encodes:
- the rmuC gene encoding DNA recombination protein RmuC produces MLEERLATAHMAHDGLNAQLDACRDEISDLSQANAAKQAELAAACREVELLQIERDNARDAAHAWNLERAGKEAELRRLDAQAASLHAELREQQESHQQRLDDLQGSRDELRAQFAELAGKIFDEREQRFAETSQQRLGQLLDPLKERIQSFEKRVEESYQAEARERFSLGKELERLQQLNLRLSDEATNLTRALKGQKTQGNWGELILERVLEHAGLEKGREYQTQVSLKGPDGERFQPDVLIYLPGDKQVVVDSKVSLTAYQQYVAAEDDAIGQHALKQHVASLRAHVKGLAGKDYKRLDGLHSLDFVLLFVPIEAAFSAALQAEPNLFQEAFDRNIVIVSPTTLLATLRVIDSLWKQERQSQNAREIAERAGWLYDKFVLFIQDLDEIGGRLQQLDKAYSAARNKLTEGRGNLISRSEQLKLLGARASKSLPADLLERAMTDVDADGLPELPEETAKTQD; encoded by the coding sequence CTGCTGGAAGAACGCCTGGCCACCGCCCACATGGCCCACGATGGCCTCAACGCCCAGCTCGATGCCTGTCGCGACGAAATCAGCGACCTGAGCCAGGCCAATGCCGCCAAGCAAGCCGAGCTTGCCGCCGCCTGTCGCGAAGTCGAGTTGTTGCAGATCGAGCGCGACAATGCCCGGGATGCGGCCCATGCCTGGAATCTGGAGCGTGCCGGCAAAGAAGCGGAGCTGCGGCGGCTCGATGCCCAGGCGGCTTCGTTGCATGCCGAATTGCGCGAGCAGCAGGAAAGCCATCAGCAACGCTTGGATGACCTGCAAGGTTCGCGGGATGAGCTGCGGGCACAGTTCGCCGAGCTGGCAGGAAAAATCTTCGACGAACGTGAGCAACGTTTCGCCGAGACCAGCCAGCAGCGCCTGGGCCAGTTGCTCGATCCGCTGAAGGAACGCATCCAGTCCTTTGAAAAACGCGTCGAAGAAAGCTATCAGGCCGAGGCGCGGGAACGGTTTTCCCTGGGCAAGGAGCTGGAACGGCTGCAGCAACTGAACCTGCGCCTGAGCGATGAAGCCACCAACCTTACCCGTGCCCTCAAAGGCCAGAAGACCCAAGGTAACTGGGGCGAGTTGATTCTGGAGCGGGTGCTTGAGCATGCAGGCCTGGAGAAGGGCCGCGAATATCAGACCCAGGTCAGTCTCAAGGGTCCGGACGGCGAGCGTTTCCAGCCTGACGTGTTGATTTACCTGCCCGGCGACAAGCAAGTGGTGGTCGATTCCAAGGTCAGCCTCACGGCCTACCAGCAGTACGTGGCCGCCGAGGACGATGCGATTGGCCAACACGCCCTCAAGCAGCACGTGGCGTCGTTGCGAGCCCACGTCAAAGGCCTGGCCGGCAAGGATTACAAGCGACTGGACGGTCTGCACAGCCTGGATTTCGTGTTGTTGTTCGTACCCATCGAAGCGGCGTTTTCCGCTGCTCTCCAAGCCGAGCCAAACCTATTCCAGGAAGCGTTCGACCGCAACATCGTCATCGTCAGCCCGACCACGTTGCTGGCGACATTGCGCGTGATCGACAGCTTGTGGAAGCAGGAACGCCAGAGCCAGAACGCCCGGGAAATCGCCGAGCGGGCGGGGTGGCTGTATGACAAGTTCGTGCTGTTCATCCAGGACCTGGACGAGATCGGCGGTCGCCTGCAGCAACTGGACAAAGCCTACAGCGCAGCCCGCAACAAACTGACAGAAGGGCGCGGCAACCTGATCAGCCGCAGCGAACAGCTCAAACTGCTCGGTGCCCGGGCGAGCAAGAGTTTGCCCGCTGATTTGCTCGAACGCGCGATGACCGATGTGGATGCGGATGGGCTGCCTGAATTGCCTGAAGAAACCGCAAAAACCCAGGACTGA
- a CDS encoding sel1 repeat family protein — protein sequence MKFRSVSNPVTSTPSGVTPPKRMSMRVAEWLLDSPRLGESPSVKHLAGRLLKQPAREGVVAAQSRLGQLMCRECGNARDRRIGHELLRQAARAGDHRARLALGEIED from the coding sequence ATGAAGTTTCGCTCAGTATCAAATCCTGTTACCTCCACACCCTCTGGTGTTACCCCACCCAAGCGCATGTCGATGCGTGTGGCCGAATGGCTGCTCGACAGCCCACGCCTGGGAGAAAGCCCCAGTGTCAAACATCTGGCCGGTCGTCTGCTCAAGCAACCCGCCCGTGAAGGCGTGGTGGCTGCGCAGAGTCGTCTCGGGCAGTTGATGTGCCGTGAATGCGGGAACGCGCGGGACCGGCGCATTGGTCACGAGTTGCTACGCCAAGCCGCCCGGGCCGGGGATCATCGTGCCCGCCTGGCACTGGGTGAAATCGAAGACTGA
- a CDS encoding outer membrane protein transport protein has protein sequence MKKIMLKTTLGLAVTLASTQLFASGFALNEQSISGMGTGFAGRSSSADDASTVFGNPAGMSRLKRQQVTGGFAAIDASTDINDASGTQSGTNKGDMVPLTGVPMGYYVKPIDDQWAFGLGVYAPFGLITDYENNFQGRNFGSKSEVKVVTFQPTISYAFNDKVSIGFGPTINRISGALESSLSVPGLPEAGVEIKGDDIGYGYNIGVLVQATDTTRVGLTYHSKVKYKLDGHTEVNPGAGTPAPVLSSARYDASLDITTPESVDFSVTQQINDAWTVYAGSTWTRWSRLKEITVENEGTSTGGGFVNPALGTITEEQNWHDTWAYAIGTSYQLNKQWVLRTGLTFDQSPTNNLDRSPRIPTGDRTIFSLGAGWSPTEDLTIDVAYSYLKEEKVNVGGSNAFGQSYNAEYENSANGFGVGATYRF, from the coding sequence ATGAAAAAAATCATGCTCAAAACCACCCTTGGCCTTGCCGTGACCTTGGCATCCACGCAACTTTTCGCCAGTGGCTTTGCCTTGAACGAACAAAGCATCAGTGGCATGGGCACTGGTTTCGCGGGTCGTTCTTCCTCTGCCGACGACGCAAGCACTGTATTTGGCAACCCTGCCGGCATGTCGCGCCTCAAGCGCCAGCAAGTCACCGGTGGTTTCGCCGCCATTGACGCCTCCACTGACATCAACGATGCCAGCGGCACCCAATCCGGTACCAACAAGGGCGACATGGTGCCGCTCACCGGCGTGCCGATGGGCTATTACGTCAAGCCTATCGATGATCAATGGGCTTTCGGCCTGGGTGTCTATGCACCGTTCGGCCTGATCACCGACTACGAAAACAACTTCCAGGGCCGTAACTTCGGCAGCAAGAGCGAAGTGAAGGTCGTGACCTTCCAGCCAACCATCAGCTATGCCTTCAATGACAAGGTGTCGATTGGTTTTGGCCCGACTATCAACCGGATTTCTGGCGCCCTGGAATCGTCGCTGAGCGTACCGGGCCTGCCCGAGGCCGGCGTAGAGATCAAGGGTGACGACATTGGCTACGGCTATAACATCGGCGTGCTGGTCCAGGCAACCGACACCACTCGTGTAGGCCTGACCTACCATTCCAAGGTCAAGTACAAGCTTGACGGTCACACCGAAGTGAATCCGGGTGCTGGCACACCTGCTCCCGTGCTGAGTAGCGCACGCTATGACGCTTCGCTGGACATCACCACCCCTGAGTCGGTGGACTTTTCCGTCACCCAGCAAATCAATGATGCCTGGACCGTCTACGCCGGCAGCACCTGGACTCGCTGGAGTCGCCTGAAAGAAATCACTGTGGAAAACGAAGGCACCAGCACTGGCGGCGGCTTTGTGAACCCTGCTCTCGGCACTATCACCGAAGAACAAAACTGGCATGACACTTGGGCCTACGCCATCGGTACCTCCTACCAGTTGAACAAACAGTGGGTACTGCGTACCGGCCTGACCTTCGACCAGTCGCCGACCAACAACCTGGACCGCTCGCCACGCATTCCGACCGGCGATCGGACCATCTTCAGCCTGGGTGCCGGCTGGAGCCCAACCGAAGACCTGACCATTGACGTGGCTTACTCTTACCTCAAGGAAGAAAAAGTCAACGTCGGCGGCAGCAATGCATTCGGCCAGTCCTACAACGCTGAATACGAAAACAGCGCCAACGGTTTCGGTGTCGGTGCTACCTACCGCTTCTGA
- a CDS encoding glutathione peroxidase encodes MSIRWLAVPALLLAVTGHVWAADCPPLLEGSLPKLRAKETIDLCQRFAGKPLVVVNTASFCGFAPQFKGLEALNQRYKDQDLQVLGVPSNDFKQESKDGAETAKVCYVNYGVTFTMTEPQPVRGADAIPLFKHLAEQSGAPKWNFYKYVVDRQGKVVGSFSSRIKPDDPEFIKAVETAIASKP; translated from the coding sequence ATGTCGATACGCTGGCTTGCTGTTCCCGCTCTGTTGCTGGCTGTGACCGGGCACGTATGGGCGGCCGATTGCCCACCGTTGCTGGAGGGTTCGTTGCCCAAGCTGCGGGCCAAAGAGACCATCGACCTGTGCCAACGCTTCGCCGGCAAGCCACTGGTGGTGGTCAACACCGCCAGCTTTTGTGGCTTCGCCCCGCAATTCAAAGGCCTCGAAGCGCTTAACCAGCGCTATAAGGATCAAGATCTGCAAGTACTGGGCGTGCCGTCCAACGATTTCAAGCAGGAGTCCAAGGACGGCGCGGAAACGGCCAAGGTCTGCTACGTCAACTACGGCGTGACTTTCACCATGACTGAACCGCAACCGGTACGTGGGGCTGATGCCATTCCGTTGTTCAAGCATTTGGCCGAACAATCTGGTGCGCCGAAATGGAATTTCTACAAATACGTTGTGGACCGCCAGGGCAAGGTCGTTGGCAGTTTTTCCAGTCGGATCAAGCCCGATGATCCTGAGTTCATCAAGGCCGTAGAGACGGCCATCGCTTCGAAACCCTGA
- a CDS encoding MFS transporter, producing the protein MTSMWRTCGWVLVGSALILALSLGVRHGFGLFLAPMSAEFGWGREVFAFAIALQNLIWGLAQPFTGALADRFGAAKVVLVGGVLYAIGLVFMGMADSPWSLSLSAGLLIGIGLSGTSFSVILGVVGRAVPAEKRSMGMGIASAAGSFGQFAMLPGTLGLIGWLGWSAALLALGLLVALIVPLVSMLKDVPAPLLGHEQTLSEALREACSHSGFWLLAIGFFVCGFQVVFIGVHLPAYLVDQHLPASVGTTVLALVGLFNIFGTYTAGWLGGRMSKPRLLTGLYLVRAVVIGLFLWLPVTTTTAYAFGMAMGFLWLSTVPLTNGTVATLFGVRNLSMLGGIVFLFHQLGSFLGGWLGGVVYDRTGSYDLIWQVSILLSLLAAALNWPVRERPVARLQAQAGAA; encoded by the coding sequence ATGACATCGATGTGGCGTACCTGTGGTTGGGTCCTGGTGGGCAGCGCGCTGATCCTGGCGTTATCCCTGGGCGTGCGGCATGGCTTCGGCCTGTTCCTGGCGCCCATGAGTGCCGAGTTCGGCTGGGGCCGCGAGGTGTTCGCCTTCGCCATTGCCTTGCAGAACCTGATCTGGGGCCTGGCGCAGCCGTTTACCGGCGCGTTGGCCGACCGCTTCGGTGCGGCGAAAGTGGTGCTGGTCGGCGGTGTTCTCTACGCCATTGGCCTGGTGTTCATGGGCATGGCCGACTCGCCATGGTCGCTGTCGTTGAGTGCGGGTCTGTTGATTGGCATTGGCCTGTCTGGCACGTCGTTCTCGGTGATCCTCGGCGTGGTCGGGCGAGCCGTGCCGGCGGAAAAACGCAGCATGGGCATGGGCATCGCCAGTGCCGCCGGCTCCTTCGGCCAGTTCGCCATGTTGCCCGGCACGCTGGGGCTGATCGGCTGGCTCGGTTGGTCGGCGGCCTTGCTGGCGCTGGGCTTGCTGGTGGCGTTGATCGTGCCGTTGGTGAGCATGCTCAAGGACGTGCCGGCGCCGCTGCTGGGCCACGAGCAGACCTTGTCCGAGGCGTTGCGCGAGGCGTGCAGCCATTCGGGGTTCTGGCTGCTGGCGATTGGTTTTTTTGTCTGCGGTTTCCAGGTGGTGTTCATCGGCGTGCATTTGCCGGCCTACCTGGTGGACCAACACCTGCCGGCCAGCGTCGGGACCACCGTGCTGGCCCTGGTCGGGCTCTTCAATATCTTTGGCACCTACACCGCCGGTTGGCTGGGCGGACGCATGTCCAAGCCTCGGCTGCTGACGGGGTTGTATCTGGTGCGAGCGGTGGTGATCGGCTTGTTCCTGTGGCTGCCGGTGACCACCACCACGGCCTATGCGTTCGGGATGGCGATGGGCTTCTTGTGGTTGTCCACCGTGCCCTTGACCAATGGCACCGTCGCGACCTTGTTCGGTGTGCGAAATCTCTCGATGCTCGGTGGGATCGTGTTCCTGTTCCATCAGTTGGGTTCGTTCCTCGGTGGTTGGCTGGGCGGGGTGGTGTACGACCGCACCGGCAGCTACGACTTGATCTGGCAGGTGTCGATCCTGCTCAGCTTGTTGGCTGCGGCCTTGAATTGGCCGGTGCGGGAGCGTCCGGTGGCGCGCCTGCAAGCTCAGGCCGGTGCGGCATGA
- a CDS encoding MarR family transcriptional regulator, producing MLPSQCLCINLRRAARGVSRYYDGALDGFGINVAQYSLLSNLARLDQPSISSLAEAMGLDRSTLGRNLRVLEGEGLVALAEGEDLRNRIVVLTDAGHARLAAALPAWEAAQQRLIEKLGAEKRSALLALLDELA from the coding sequence ATGCTTCCTTCCCAATGCTTGTGCATCAACCTGCGTCGCGCCGCGCGTGGCGTCAGCAGGTATTACGACGGCGCCCTCGACGGCTTCGGGATCAACGTTGCCCAGTATTCTTTGCTGAGCAACCTGGCGCGCCTGGACCAGCCGAGTATCTCTTCCCTGGCCGAAGCCATGGGCCTGGACCGCAGCACCCTGGGGCGTAACCTGCGGGTGCTGGAAGGCGAGGGGCTGGTGGCGCTGGCCGAGGGTGAAGACCTGCGCAACCGCATCGTCGTCCTGACCGACGCCGGGCATGCCCGGTTGGCGGCGGCGTTGCCGGCCTGGGAGGCGGCGCAACAACGATTGATCGAAAAGCTGGGGGCCGAGAAGCGCTCGGCATTGCTGGCCTTGCTGGATGAACTGGCGTGA
- a CDS encoding LuxR family transcriptional regulator, whose protein sequence is MHHTVAVSRSSSPYQARLQPLESKQPPTVRLTNREREFLQWSEAGKSSWEIAVIVDCSEANVNYHFNNIRRKFGVSSRHLAGKIARERGLI, encoded by the coding sequence ATGCACCACACTGTCGCTGTTTCCAGAAGCTCATCGCCCTACCAGGCCCGCCTTCAACCCCTGGAGAGCAAACAACCTCCAACCGTCCGACTGACAAACAGGGAAAGAGAGTTCCTGCAGTGGAGCGAGGCCGGCAAATCTTCCTGGGAGATTGCCGTGATCGTTGATTGCAGCGAGGCCAACGTCAATTATCATTTCAACAATATCCGTCGGAAATTCGGTGTCAGTTCGCGCCATTTGGCGGGGAAAATTGCGCGGGAGCGGGGGTTGATTTGA
- a CDS encoding sugar-binding protein yields the protein MTTSTVVHSNAFNFMSFLSASVDPRTGQYTIAIDLPELKTNDLCGPAVPLKLVFNPLNKLDSGFGVGWNLNLSQFTPGDRILALFTGETFKVTGSGTKPEIKEKKLDSFHFFNDGNDIYRVVHKAGLIETLKVGGSGDGEVALPVQIHAASGHKVDLSYTGFGNGQRLESVSDDLGALLQINRSSDDSWVEFLLHPEAGADGKPLARFELKLNPRREVVEIILPTVEKASWRFDYQQVRGLSCITEVKTPAGGREAIEYLDDGHPYPGNTGRVNLPRVTRHQLFPGCEQPPMEVTYEYTLENFIGNGSNINWESNGLDQLYKTDRSYTYGSTAKHKVGGGTMRTVQRTFNSFHLLTEECTTQGDCVQRLINTYHTVEGTFEQQPAYFQLPKTVEKRWELISDVTQARSETLTTDYDNFGNLLEESEPNGVRTVYEYYPVGGYVDDDGDVHCPKDPQDFVRNLRSQTVYPAEGHEGQAPVLRTRYRYVELPPLENTLDEGDLLTSSEVLLEVRGAVETEQHKSLFDYFDAPKEAFFHGRALRQSELRNSCTTTTEFSYRKVIGAQGTEVLQTLEILTGFDHGGPDRNGKARNVQKIVTSQHSLIHGQVLLSRDDNDVEIATTYDALQRVTSETVAPQTEFEATRFYTYVLTSLDGQQAMQLLTDVKGVQTRSFFDGLNRVIREDRQDVDADPVRRPWRQIYAAQHDALENLIEETEFDWLETQTLPLVSVYEFDDWGQQFCVTGPDGIKAFEVTDPIGDRVVPIVCAWRQGPGDEPLRTGVEKTWLGKFEKPDRVERLDLSEHVTSVHRYDYDGLGRTVRETDARNAVTEYDYDAYDRMTVTVLPDKAQVVRAYAEHSSADLPTKICVDDVVLGEQCFDGLDRMILSDTGGRIRHLLYEPGQAQPASITTASGQEILYEYVPQLGEEPKRRRLPGSDSNYIYDKQNARLLNCEESGLELTREYFSNGELKSETRRESSQQYQMSYVYSFRGRLLRYTDVLGQTQRYDYDLDKAGRLKSTRLGTTFSQFTYDDLGQIQVIETQDEVQGLQLRITLEYDAFGREVLRKFDSGGWHQELLQEYNAVDALEHRCLSEGTEILRDENYEYDLRGRLTKYLCTGTQPPIDPYGKAIEQQTFRFDKLDNLTRVLTYFPGDRNDANYFFETRDPAQLSRVTNSHDDYPQEIPLHYDADGNMTRDEWGRLLDYDALGRVVTVSGPSAV from the coding sequence ATGACCACTTCGACAGTTGTTCACTCCAATGCTTTCAACTTCATGAGTTTCCTGTCCGCCAGCGTCGACCCGCGCACCGGTCAGTACACCATCGCCATCGATCTGCCGGAACTCAAGACCAACGACCTTTGCGGCCCCGCCGTACCGCTGAAACTGGTGTTCAACCCACTCAACAAACTGGACTCAGGTTTTGGCGTCGGCTGGAACCTCAACCTGTCCCAGTTCACTCCCGGCGACCGCATCCTCGCCCTGTTCACCGGCGAAACCTTCAAGGTCACCGGCAGCGGCACCAAGCCTGAGATCAAGGAAAAGAAACTCGACAGTTTCCACTTCTTCAACGACGGCAACGACATCTACCGCGTCGTGCACAAGGCCGGCTTGATCGAAACCCTGAAGGTCGGTGGCAGCGGCGATGGAGAGGTCGCCCTGCCCGTGCAGATCCATGCCGCCTCCGGGCACAAGGTCGATTTGTCCTACACAGGCTTTGGCAACGGTCAGCGCCTGGAATCGGTCAGCGACGACTTGGGCGCGCTGCTGCAGATCAACCGCTCCAGTGATGACTCCTGGGTCGAGTTTCTCCTGCACCCGGAGGCCGGCGCGGACGGCAAGCCGCTGGCGCGTTTCGAACTCAAGCTGAACCCCAGGCGTGAGGTGGTCGAGATCATCCTGCCCACCGTGGAAAAGGCCAGCTGGCGTTTCGACTATCAGCAGGTGCGCGGCCTGAGCTGCATCACCGAGGTCAAGACCCCGGCCGGCGGGCGCGAAGCCATCGAATATCTCGACGACGGTCATCCTTACCCGGGCAATACCGGGCGGGTGAACCTGCCACGGGTCACTCGCCATCAACTCTTCCCCGGCTGTGAGCAACCGCCGATGGAAGTGACCTACGAGTACACCCTGGAAAACTTCATCGGCAACGGCTCCAACATCAATTGGGAAAGCAACGGCCTGGACCAACTGTACAAAACCGATCGCAGTTACACCTACGGCTCTACCGCCAAACATAAAGTCGGCGGCGGGACTATGCGCACGGTGCAGCGCACCTTCAACAGCTTTCACCTGCTCACCGAGGAATGCACCACCCAAGGCGATTGCGTGCAGCGGCTGATCAACACTTATCACACCGTCGAAGGGACCTTCGAGCAACAGCCGGCGTATTTCCAGCTGCCCAAGACCGTGGAAAAGCGCTGGGAACTCATCAGCGATGTTACCCAGGCCCGCAGCGAAACCCTGACCACCGACTACGACAACTTCGGCAACCTGCTGGAGGAATCCGAGCCTAACGGCGTGCGCACCGTGTACGAATACTACCCGGTCGGTGGTTACGTGGATGACGACGGTGATGTGCACTGCCCCAAGGATCCGCAGGACTTTGTGCGTAACCTGCGCAGCCAGACGGTGTACCCGGCTGAGGGTCATGAAGGCCAGGCGCCGGTCCTGCGCACCCGGTATCGCTATGTGGAATTGCCGCCGCTGGAGAACACCCTGGATGAAGGCGACTTGCTCACGTCTAGTGAAGTGCTATTGGAGGTTCGGGGCGCTGTGGAAACAGAGCAGCATAAAAGCCTTTTTGATTATTTTGACGCGCCCAAGGAGGCCTTTTTCCATGGCCGAGCCCTCCGACAATCCGAGCTGAGAAATAGCTGCACTACAACCACGGAGTTTTCTTACAGGAAGGTCATTGGAGCGCAAGGTACTGAAGTGTTGCAGACCCTGGAAATCCTGACAGGCTTCGATCATGGTGGGCCGGACCGAAATGGTAAAGCCCGGAACGTGCAAAAAATCGTCACCTCACAACATTCTTTGATTCATGGTCAGGTACTGCTCAGTCGCGATGACAACGATGTTGAGATTGCCACGACTTATGATGCGCTCCAGCGAGTGACCAGTGAAACCGTAGCGCCGCAAACCGAGTTCGAAGCCACGCGTTTTTACACCTACGTCCTGACCTCACTGGATGGTCAACAGGCAATGCAGTTGCTCACCGACGTCAAGGGGGTGCAGACCCGAAGCTTTTTCGATGGCCTGAACAGGGTGATTCGCGAGGATCGTCAGGATGTTGATGCGGACCCTGTGCGTAGGCCATGGCGACAGATCTATGCGGCTCAGCATGATGCCCTTGAGAACCTGATCGAAGAAACCGAATTCGATTGGCTGGAAACCCAAACGTTACCGCTGGTCAGCGTCTATGAGTTTGATGATTGGGGGCAGCAGTTCTGTGTGACAGGCCCGGACGGGATCAAGGCGTTCGAAGTAACCGATCCGATTGGTGACAGGGTTGTTCCGATTGTATGTGCCTGGCGTCAAGGTCCTGGAGATGAGCCCTTGCGCACCGGGGTGGAAAAGACTTGGTTGGGCAAATTCGAAAAACCAGATCGTGTCGAGCGCCTTGATCTGTCAGAGCACGTGACCAGCGTGCATCGCTATGATTATGACGGTCTAGGTCGCACAGTACGAGAGACCGATGCGCGAAATGCCGTCACCGAGTATGACTACGATGCCTACGACCGGATGACAGTGACTGTTTTGCCCGATAAGGCGCAAGTCGTGCGTGCCTATGCTGAGCATAGTAGTGCGGACCTGCCCACGAAGATCTGCGTAGATGACGTGGTTTTAGGTGAGCAGTGTTTCGATGGTCTTGACCGTATGATCCTGTCAGATACCGGCGGCCGTATTCGTCACTTGTTGTACGAACCTGGCCAGGCCCAGCCAGCCTCGATAACTACCGCTTCCGGGCAGGAGATTCTCTACGAATATGTGCCGCAATTGGGTGAGGAGCCAAAGCGCCGGCGTTTGCCGGGCAGTGATTCCAATTATATTTATGACAAGCAGAACGCTCGCTTGTTGAATTGCGAGGAAAGTGGGCTAGAGCTGACGCGAGAGTATTTCAGCAACGGGGAGTTGAAAAGCGAAACACGCCGTGAAAGCAGCCAGCAATACCAGATGAGCTATGTCTACAGCTTTCGTGGCCGGCTATTGCGCTACACCGATGTATTAGGTCAGACCCAGCGCTACGATTATGATTTAGACAAAGCAGGCCGTTTGAAGTCGACTCGGCTTGGCACGACCTTTTCGCAATTCACTTACGATGATCTGGGGCAGATTCAGGTCATTGAAACCCAGGACGAGGTGCAAGGATTGCAGTTGCGCATTACCCTGGAGTACGACGCGTTTGGCCGTGAGGTTCTGCGCAAGTTTGACAGTGGAGGCTGGCATCAGGAACTGCTGCAAGAGTACAACGCGGTGGATGCGCTGGAGCATCGTTGTTTGAGTGAAGGTACCGAGATCTTGCGTGATGAAAATTACGAATATGATCTGCGAGGCCGTTTAACCAAGTACCTCTGCACGGGTACCCAGCCACCGATTGATCCCTATGGCAAGGCGATCGAGCAGCAGACGTTCAGGTTCGATAAATTGGATAACCTGACCCGGGTGCTTACGTATTTTCCGGGTGATCGCAACGACGCCAATTACTTTTTCGAGACCAGAGATCCGGCGCAACTCAGCAGGGTGACCAACAGCCATGATGATTATCCCCAAGAGATTCCACTTCATTACGACGCCGATGGCAACATGACCCGCGATGAATGGGGGCGCCTGTTGGATTATGACGCGTTAGGGAGAGTGGTTACAGTCAGTGGCCCGTCGGCTGTATAG